The following proteins come from a genomic window of Xiphophorus couchianus chromosome 19, X_couchianus-1.0, whole genome shotgun sequence:
- the stx11a gene encoding syntaxin-11a, producing MKDRLYELQSFPSDTAEEESGPNGIHSNEDEELLEQHAVVFQGEDVMDSIYKDAQMMRKEMLLLKLDVKRMGKQNTRFLTSVRRFSSIKRDANALGRDIKARGEAIYARLEKMGKLSKELEEEHGLTSAVARMVRSQYVSLTSAFHEAISEFNEAEMIQRENCKNRIQRQAEIMGKEVSREQIDEMIETGKCNIFTDNLLQEGRTARSALNEIENRHKELLELESRIRDIHELFFQLALLVEEQGSMLDNIEANVGATQDYIAKATVQIKKAVKYKRNNPCKKLFCCCFPCCK from the coding sequence ATGAAAGACCGACTGTACGAGCTGCAGAGCTTCCCCTCTGACACCGCAGAGGAGGAGAGTGGCCCCAATGGTATCCACAGCAACGAGGACGAGGAGCTGCTGGAGCAGCACGCCGTCGTCTTCCAGGGCGAGGACGTGATGGACAGCATCTACAAAGACGCCCAGATGATGAGGAAGGAGATGCTGCTCCTCAAGTTGGACGTGAAGCGTATGGGGAAGCAGAACACGCGCTTCCTCACGTCGGTGAGGAGGTTTAGCAGCATCAAGCGGGACGCCAACGCGCTCGGTAGGGACATCAAGGCACGGGGGGAGGCCATCTACGCCCGGCTGGAGAAGATGGGGAAGCTGAGCAAGGAGCTGGAAGAAGAGCACGGCCTCACGTCGGCCGTGGCTCGCATGGTGCGCTCGCAGTACGTGTCCCTGACCAGCGCCTTCCACGAAGCCATATCCGAGTTCAACGAGGCCGAAATGATCCAGAGGGAGAACTGCAAAAACCGCATCCAGAGGCAAGCGGAGATCATGGGCAAGGAGGTGAGCAGGGAGCAGATAGACGAGATGATCGAGACGGGGAAGTGCAACATCTTCACGGATAATCTCCTCCAGGAGGGCAGGACTGCTAGGTCGGCTCTGAACGAGATAGAGAACAGGCACaaggagctgctggagctggagaGCCGCATCAGGGACATCCACGAACTCTTCTTTCAGCTGGCGCTGCTGGTGGAGGAGCAGGGCTCCATGCTGGACAACATAGAGGCCAACGTTGGCGCGACTCAGGACTACATCGCCAAGGCTACGGTTCAGATCAAGAAGGCTGTGAAATACAAGAGAAACAATCCGTGCAAGAagcttttctgctgctgcttccctTGCTGCAAATGA
- the LOC114134275 gene encoding syntaxin-11-like has translation MRDRLGHLQEAQTDPEGFSAVDLNGRSEHEDSNPDLDGILQQAQRIRLEIQQIQNNIGELKEVNFQTLNKTSFPDVTKRDSNAIGMDIKRGGEAVLQQLHGMNDLRGQLEDQRGSSDPVARVARTQYRYLSAALREVMFSYNEAEMSHSEACKRHIQRQMEVAGREVSETELEEMMEGEEPQVFSIQVGGQTARSALVSIESRQRELQELEKRIQGIQELFLDVAMLVQEQGAGVEIIERNVQNAEVTVQEGTFQLERALASDKNNPFKKMFCGCFPCYKKLP, from the coding sequence ATGAGAGACCGACTGGGACACCTGCAGGAGGCCCAGACTGATCCTGAAGGTTTCAGCGCCGTGGACCTGAACGGCCGCTCAGAACACGAAGACTCCAACCCGGATCTGGATGGGATCCTGCAGCAGGCCCAGCGGATCCGTCTGGAGATCCAGCAGATCCAGAACAACATTGGCGAGCTAAAGGAAGTGAACTTCCAGACGTTAAACAAGACTTCATTTCCCGATGTCACGAAGCGAGACTCCAACGCAATCGGGATGGACATCAAGCGCGGAGGGGAAGCCGTGTTGCAGCAGCTGCACGGGATGAACGACCTCCGGGGTCAGCTGGAGGACCAGCGGGGCTCCTCTGACCCCGTGGCCCGCGTCGCTCGGACCCAGTACCGCTACCTGAGCGCCGCGCTGCGGGAGGTCATGTTCAGCTACAACGAGGCCGAGATGAGCCACAGCGAGGCCTGCAAGCGCCACATCCAGCGGCAGATGGAGGTGGCGGGGAGGGAGGTCAGCGAGACGGAGCTTGAGGAGATGATGGAGGGAGAGGAGCCGCAGGTGTTCAGCATCCAGGTGGGGGGCCAGACCGCCCGCTCGGCCCTGGTGAGCATCGAGAGCAGACAGCGGGAGCTGCAGGAGCTGGAGAAGAGGATCCAGGGGATTCAGGAGCTCTTCTTGGACGTGGCCATGCTGGTGCAGGAGCAGGGGGCCGGGGTGGAGATCATCGAGAGGAACGTCCAGAACGCCGAGGTGACCGTCCAGGAGGGTACGTTCCAGCTGGAGAGAGCCCTCGCATCGGATAAAAACAACCCCTTCAAGAAGATGTTTTGTGGCTGTTTTCCGTGCTACAAAAAATTGCCTTGA